One stretch of Heptranchias perlo isolate sHepPer1 chromosome 41, sHepPer1.hap1, whole genome shotgun sequence DNA includes these proteins:
- the LOC137305937 gene encoding protein phosphatase 1 regulatory subunit 37-like yields MEVSNTPGRGGQLHQGEISTNLGGGNYYSQSNNTSGEVDYHQGEINTNLGGGNYYSQSNNTPGEVDYHQGEINTNLGGGNYYSQSNNTSGEAGYHQGEINTNLGEGNYHSQSNNTPGEAGYHQGEINTNLGEGNYYSQSNNTPGEADYHRGEIEVSNTPGRGGQLHQQEIDTNLGGGNYHNQSNNTPGEADYHQGEMGVSNTPGRGGQLHQQEIDTNLGGGNYCSQSNNTPGEADYHRGAMGVSNTPGRGSQLHQQEIDTNLGEGNYCSQGNNNPGEGDEYSPGSGDHPCQGEVEINDILPGIMVNNRSEAEEEIVHQQNGKSGRGGTGDCLLENEEAKEDPEEEQMQEGAFVSVAERGRGTEIGRNELVLEEANCVAGNIISTQELERVSKGEIQQEAGEIQQEAGKNSVGDKDVPTEKTAERGKEEEINQELQHPGVNCVDKECTMEEDCRETDTLEEKGRIQKMSEVEKVDKFTQYMSTEARLQEVKIEAVQKEEQNTSGEANSKEMSSEENCQSLELTVVQQEDKNASGETIEERGVNKEVDKKNFKTVLESESTADIQLDKECRGTESDSEGPLLTAASTDRLQRSDSTCDSCSGHSASPRIRLDLLSPLGKDNTHPLAMIPSTPDQANDSTLLSPTADGRAKHGVKRVTFPSDEDIVSGAVEPKDPWRHAQNVTVEEITAAYKMACQKLNCKPINKLLKQIQEFKELSQRLDCLDLKGEKLDYKASEALEEVFKRVQFKLVDLEATNLDEDGASALFDMIEYYESATQLNISFNKHIGTRGWQAAAHMMRKTSCLQYLDARNTPLLDHSAPFVARALRISSSLMVLHLENASLSGRPLMLLATALKMNMTLRELFLADNKLNGLQDSAQLGNLLKFNCTIQLMDLRNNHILDSGLAYICDGLKEQRQGLVTLVLWNNQLTHNGMTYMAAALPYTLSLETLNLGHNAVGNEGVHKLKDGLIANRSVLRLGLASTKLTCEGAVAVAEFIADSPRLLRLDLRENEIKTGGLMALSLALKVNHSLLRLDLDREPKKETVKSFIETQKALLTEIQNGCKRNFILAKEKEEKEQKMQQSASMPEITVTLCDNTEEPPRSQVGPKTGEASEGSGNGVTQESVPSVPDNTEELGSPGESGVRPPSVECNTQPAVQDESVRVLQPSVVATPSSEKQQQHQDPSETHCEKESVTDCDARDGNSPAAISEQGMPIATELKSTGSESPVFISSPIEIPPRNNERLVSSPGRGHKIFVVTRVESPPEDPNSQDMQWLKEALQNRKSRTSEKEAKSSSEPLPCSGLDTQTALTVPASASDDSLQSGNPSELDRWADNTGHDFETICAKDCDHVIRGTALPNGLKAELVHRLPESTLLTTGRDGKAVSCSIEHEFTSPKTEKELEELLLEASQETSRETS; encoded by the exons atggaggTTAGTAATACCCCTGGAAGGGGAGGCCAACTCCACCAGGGAGAGATTAGTACTAACCTAGGAGGGGGCAACTACTACAGTCAGAGTAATAATACCTCAGGGGAGGTCGATTACCACCAGGGAGAGATTAATACTAACCTGGGAGGGGGCAACTACTACAGTCAGAGTAATAATACCCCAGGGGAGGTCGATTACCACCAGGGAGAGATTAATACTAACCTGGGAGGGGGCAACTACTACAGTCAGAGTAATAATACCTCAGGGGAGGCTGGTTACCACCAGGGAGAGATTAATACTAACCTGGGAGAGGGCAACTACCACAGTCAGAGTAATAACACCCCAGGGGAGGCCGGTTACCACCAGGGAGAGATTAATACTAACCTGGGAGAGGGCAATTACTACAGTCAGAGTAATAACACCCCAGGAGAGGCCGATTACCACCGGGGGGAGATAGAGGTTAGTAATACCCCTGGAAGGGGAGGCCAACTCCACCAGCAAGAGATTGATACTAATCTGGGAGGGGGCAACTACCACAATCAGAGTAATAACACCCCAGGAGAGGCCGATTACCACCAGGGAGAGATGGGGGTTAGTAATACCCCTGGAAGGGGAGGCCAACTCCACCAGCAAGAGATTGATACTAACCTGGGAGGGGGCAACTACTGCAGTCAGAGTAATAACACCCCAGGGGAGGCCGATTACCACCGGGGAGCGATGGGGGTTAGTAATACCCCTGGAAGGGGAAGCCAACTCCACCAGCAAGAGATTGATACTAACCTGGGAGAGGGCAACTACTGCAGTCAGGGTAATAATAACCCGGGAGAGGGCGACGAGTACAgtccggggagtggagaccatcCGTGCCAGGGAGAAGTGGAGATTAATGATATCCTGCCTGGGATAATGGTTAATAACAGATCAGAAGCTGAGGAAGAGATTGTTCACCAGCAAAACGGGAAAAGTGGGAGAGGGGGAACGGGAGATTGTCTGTTAGAAAATGAGGAGGCGAAAGAAGACCCAGAGGAAGAGCAGATGCAAGAGGGAGCATTTGTGTCGGTGGCTGAGAGAGGAAGGGGCACGGAAATTGGGAGAAACGAGCTGGTGTTGGAGGAGGCAAACTGTGTGGCAGGAAACATTATATCCACACAGGAACTAGAGAGAGTATCAAAGGGAGAAATACAACAAGAAGCAGGAGAAATACAACAAGAAGCAGGAAAAAACAGCGTCGGAGATAAGGATGTGCCGACAGAGAAAACTGCGgaaagggggaaagaggaggaaatAAACCAGGAGCTCCAGCACCCCGGGGTAAATTGCGTAGACAAGGAATGCACGATGGAGGAAGACTGCCGAGAAACAGACACACTGGAAGAAAAGGGGAGAATACAGAAAATGTCTGAGGTAGAAAAGGTAGATAAATTCACACAGTATATGTCAACAGAGGCAAGACTGCAGGAAGTAAAAATTgaagcagtgcagaaagaagagcAAAATACAAGCGGAGaggcaaacagcaaagagatgagCAGTGAGGAAAACTGCCAAAGCTTGGAATTGACTGTGGTGCAGCAGGAGGATAAGAATGCATCTGGAGAGACCATTGAGGAGAGAGGTGTCAATAAGGAAGTGgataaaaagaattttaaaacgGTTTTGGAATCGGAGAGTACTGCAGATATCCAGTTGGATAAGGAGTGCAGGGGAACTGAATCAGACAGCGAGGGGCCGTTACTTACGGCAGCCAGCACTGACAGGTTGCAGAGGTCGGATTCAACGTGCGATAGTTGTTCTGGGCATTCTGCCTCCCCTCGGATACGTTTGGATTTGCTCTCCCCCCTTGGAAAGGACAACACCCACCCACTTGCAATGATTCCCTCCACTCCGGACCAGGCCAATGATTCCACTTTGCTCTCGCCCACGGCAGACGGAAGGGCAAAGCACGGCGTGAAGCGGGTAACTTTTCCCTCGGATGAGGATATCGTCTCCGGTGCGGTGGAACCTAAAGACCCTTGGAGACATG CTCAGAATGTGACGGTAGAGGAGATTACTGCTGCCTACAAGATGGCCTGTCAGAAGCTGAACTGCAAGCCGATTAACAAGCTGCTCAAACAGATCCAA GAGTTTAAGGAACTGTCACAGAGGTTGGATTGCCTGGATCTAAAAG gcGAAAAACTGGACTACAAAGCTTCTGAGGCCTTGGAAGAGGTTTTCAAACGTGTTCAGTTCAAACTGGTAGATTTGGAGGCAACCAACCTGGATGAAGAT GGTGCCTCAGCATTGTTTGATATGATCGAATATTACGAGTCGGCCACTCAGCTCAACATctcattcaataaacacatcGGGACTCGAGGATGGCAGGCTGCAGCTCACATGATGAGGAAG ACCAGCTGCCTGCAGTACCTGGACGCAAGGAACACACCTCTGCTTGATCACTCTGCACCCTTTGTAGCTCGTGCTTTGCGGATCAGCAGCAGCCTGATGGTACTCCATCTGGAAAATGCCAGCTTATCTGGCCGACCACTCATGCTCTTGG CAACCGCGCTGAAGATGAACATGACGCTTCGAGAGCTGTTTCTAGCGGATAACAAATTGAATGGACTACAAGACTCGGCACAGCTAGGGAACCTCCTGAAATTCAACTGCACTATCCAACTGATGGACCTGCGCAACAACCATATTCTAGACTCAG GCTTGGCATACATTTGTGATGGGTTGAAGGAGCAGAGACAGGGTCTGGTAACTTTGGTCCTGTGGAACAATCAGCTGACCCACAACGGGATGACCTACATGGCAGCCGCACTG cCCTACACGTTGAGTCTGGAGACGTTAAATCTTGGTCACAATGCTGTTGGGAATGAAGGCGTACACAAACTAAAAGATGGACTGATTGCAAACCGATCAGTTCTGCGGTTAGGGTTGGCATCTACAAAGCTCACCTGTGAAG GTGCTGTGGCTGTGGCAGAGTTTATTGCTGACAGTCCCCGCCTCCTCCGGCTGGATCTGCGTGAAAATGAGATCAAGACTGGTGGACTTATGGCCCTCTCGCTAGCTCTCAAAGTGAATCATTCCTTATTGAGGCTTGACCTGGACAGGGAACCCAAGAAAGAAACG GTCAAGAGCTTCATCGAAACTCAGAAGGCTCTCCTCACAGAGATCCAAAATGGCTGCAAGAGGAACTTCATCCTGgcaaaggagaaggaggagaaggagcagaagatgcagCAGTCTGCTTCGATGCCGGAGATCACTGTGACGCTATGTGATAACACAGAGGAACCCCCAAGGAGCCAGGTCGGCCCAAAAACAGGGGAGGCATCAGAAGGATCGGGAAATGGAGTCACCCAAGAAAGTGTACCGTCCGTGCCCGACAATACTGAGGAATTGGGAAGCCCCGGTGAATCGGGTGTCAGGCCCCCCTCTGTGGAATGTAATACACAGCCTGCAGTACAGGACGAGTCGGTGAGAGTGCTACAACCAAGTGTGGTTGCAACGCCAAGCTCTGAAAAACAGCAGCAGCACCAGGACCCTTCGGAAACCCATTGTGAAAAGGAGTCAGTCACAGACTGCGACGCGAGGGATGGGAACAGCCCGGCAGCGATTAGTGAACAGGGAATGCCGATTGCCACTGAATTAAAATCCACGGGGTCTGAGAGCCCAGTGTTCATCAGCTCACCGATAGAGATCCCGCCGAGAAACAATGAGCGACTCGTGTCCAGTCCAGGCAGAGGACACAAAATCTTCGTGGTGACCAGAGTGGAAAGCCCACCAGAGGACCCCAACAGTCAGGACATGCAATGGCTAAAAGAAGCACTGCAAAATAGAAAGAGTAGGACCTCCGAAAAAGAGGCAAAATCCTCGTCTGAGCCATTGCCTTGCTCAGGGTTAGACACTCAGACAGCTTTGACTGTTCCAGCCTCTGCCTCTGATGATAGCCTCCAGTCCGGGAACCCATCAGAGTTGGACAGGTGGGCAGATAACACTGGACACGACTTTGAGACGATCTGCGCTAAAGACTGCGATCATGTGATTCGTGGAACTGCCTTACCAAATGGACTGAAAGCGGAGCTGGTGCACCGACTGCCCGAGTCAACACTGTTAACCACAGGCAGGGATGGCAAAGCAGTGAGCTGCAGCATTGAGCATG agtttacATCCCCCAAAACAGAAAAGGAGTTGGAGGAATTATTGCTGGAAGCGAGTCAGGAGACAAGTCGTGAAACATCGTGA